A segment of the Excalfactoria chinensis isolate bCotChi1 chromosome Z, bCotChi1.hap2, whole genome shotgun sequence genome:
TTTTGAAATGACAAAATGTGAGAGTTTAATCCAGCTGGTTAAACCTCCTAGTGCTGTGATCAGAACTGGATAGAAGTCCTGCATCTAGAACCTTCACTAACAACACTTTCTGCCTGTAATTCTTGCACCAGACACTTAGTGGGACATGCTTCTTTATCTAAATTCCACATAGAgtcaaaataagcaaaattcCAAGTGCTGTACTGACTGATAAATTTGGTAGCAACTCAAAATGACAtactttttcttcataacaGCTACTCTGTTGATCTGAAGCTAACTTCTCAGGTTTTACCTTTGAcatgtgttgggttttttttaatctatgtCTCAAGAAGCTACATTGTGTAAATGGAATGAAGCAGGCATTACACTTTGTCATATTTCTGTTGGCACTGTTATACGCCCTGTGTCTTTTGTTTCAGGTTTGTAACAGCGTGTTTAACAGCTGGGATCAGTTTAAAGATCACTTGGTAATCCACACTGGCGACAAACCCAACCACTGTACTATGTGTGATTTGTGGTTTATGCAAGGCAGTGAGCTGAGAAGGCATCTAAAAGACACGCATAATATTTCAGAACGACTAGTGACAGAAGAGATTCTTCCAGTGGAAGCTGTGGAAGGTGAACCAGTAACATCAATGACTATAATAGAACAAGTGGAGCAAGTTCACGTCCTACCAGTAATTCAGGTACAAGTGGATCCTGCACAGGTTACTGTGGAAGAGATGCACCAGGATCTCATACAGGACAATCAAGTGAAAGGCACACAGATGGATGAACTGCAAGAACAGGTACAAATTAGTTACCTGGAAGTGGAGCACATTCAAACTGAGCAAGGTGCTGAAGTTCATGTGGAGCAGTTGCATGTTGAGCATGTTAATCAAATACAGATGGAAGAAGTACGAGCAGAACTTATAGATGGCACTGACCTTGAACAAGTAGAATATGAGAGTGTTGACCAAGGAGATCCAGGAGAAAAGGAACCTAGTTGCATAGATGATGCAGGTAAAGAAGTTCATGAACAGGCTGAAGAGTTAAAAACTCAGCAGTTAGaggaaataaagaatgaaaaggtGGACAACTAGGACAGTTAACAACACTGTGCGGGCTTAGGGTTATAATaccaaattctgttttgttaacTTTCACGTTGACCTTTGAACTGTCAGTGATTGTCTTTCAAATATGCTGTCCTTAGGAAGCTGGACAAGTGGACCAAAGTTAGCTTTCTTCATGTACAACTGAATTTCTGTCACACGTGAAAAGTAACTGTCATTCATGTAATACCACAGAACAGAAACTACCACAGAAACGGGCAGCTTTGCgagaattttaaaaatgaatagctTGTATTACTGTTATACCATTGCTGGTTATGTGTAAGGATAACTTCacctcttttcttcttgctgtagAAGCAAGCTGTTGTTATAGTTTTGCAGGGTGTCTGTGACGGAAGAATTAGTAAAATCTGGTGGCTTCTGATATAAATGATCCATCGGGAACCTGTGAATTTCTGGGCAGACTGCCTGCCATCCACCTGCGGTGCTGTGTCTGACATAGACCCTGCATTTCTTTGTATCAAGCTGGAACTTCTGAACTTTCATTCTGGGTGAAAACCATTTTTGCTGGAGATCTTGGAGCACAAAAATTCTGTGCCTTTTCAACACTGACGGGTGGAATTTCCGCAGAGCTCCTGAGGTGTTCAGGAACCCAGTTCAGTAAAAGGCAATGTAGGTAATGTTTTAGTGCTTTATATTTTTGCTTGAAATTGTCatctactgatttttttttattattattattactttttttttgcattacaCTTACTATGAGGAGTGTTGGGGGAAGAACCAAATAACATGGGGATAATAGAACACTCTAAAAGGGACAcattaaaacaggaaaagctCTTTAGAGACTGTTAAACGTGAGCTGGAGGAAAGCTACCAGCAGACTTTTATAAATACTCGTTTTTGAAAGTGAATATGTTTAAACAAATGCAGAGAAGACTTGTCTATATGGTGTTGGATTCTtggttgcttgtttttatttcgAAATGAAGTTCTGACATTTGACACAAAGACATTGTgctaaaaataagaataaaaagccATAGGTATGAGTGCTAAACTGGGGATCGGAAAGGAGGGGGTATAAGCATTTTACTCAATATTACACAATAAAACAATACCAACCGTGAAATGTTGCACTATTTATCTCATCTGataaagcagaaacagcagagtGACTGGCAATTACGGTGTCAGATCTCAGTGTTAACAATCAATCTCATTATAGTAATGGGCTATTAATTTAACTTTAAAAGATATGTTTGTTTAGAAAGTATCTGTCTAGATA
Coding sequences within it:
- the ZNF131 gene encoding zinc finger protein 131 isoform X3, which translates into the protein MKTHSTESYKCDICNKRYLRENALKQHLTCYHLDEGGAPKKQRPGKKIHICQYCDKQFDHFGHFKEHLRKHTGEKPFECPNCHERFARNSTLKCHLTACQSGAGAKKGRKKLYECQVCNSVFNSWDQFKDHLVIHTGDKPNHCTMCDLWFMQGSELRRHLKDTHNISERLVTEEILPVEAVEGEPVTSMTIIEQVEQVHVLPVIQVQVDPAQVTVEEMHQDLIQDNQVKGTQMDELQEQVQISYLEVEHIQTEQGAEVHVEQLHVEHVNQIQMEEVRAELIDGTDLEQVEYESVDQGDPGEKEPSCIDDAGKEVHEQAEELKTQQLEEIKNEKVDN